In a single window of the Dinghuibacter silviterrae genome:
- a CDS encoding 3-hydroxybutyryl-CoA dehydrogenase — protein sequence MAEQTVAVIGAGTMGNGIAHTFAQYGYPVTLVDVSTERLDKALHTIAANLDRQVAKGSIPETLKDATLARIRTVTTIQEGVRDADLVVEAATEDVTLKLQIFGSIDQAAPEHAILATNTSSISISRIAAATRRPGQVIGMHFMNPVPVMKLVEVINGYATQSTVTDTVVALSQRLEKVPCVVNDYPGFIANRILMPMINEAIFSLYEGVAGVEAIDTVMKLGMAHPMGPLQLADFIGLDVCLSILRVLHDGFGQPKYAPCPLLVNMVTAGRLGIKSGEGFYDYTGGPKNARPSARFRV from the coding sequence ATGGCTGAACAAACGGTTGCAGTGATCGGGGCGGGTACCATGGGTAATGGAATCGCGCATACTTTCGCCCAGTACGGCTACCCGGTGACCCTTGTAGACGTTTCCACAGAGCGCCTGGACAAAGCCCTGCACACCATCGCGGCCAACCTCGACCGCCAGGTGGCAAAGGGAAGCATCCCTGAGACGCTAAAAGACGCCACCCTGGCCCGCATCCGGACCGTGACCACGATCCAGGAGGGCGTACGCGACGCGGACCTCGTTGTCGAGGCCGCCACCGAAGACGTGACGCTCAAACTCCAGATCTTTGGCAGCATCGACCAGGCGGCACCGGAACACGCCATCCTGGCCACCAATACATCCTCCATCAGCATCTCCCGGATCGCCGCGGCCACGCGCCGGCCGGGTCAGGTGATCGGCATGCACTTCATGAATCCGGTACCCGTGATGAAACTCGTCGAAGTCATCAACGGGTACGCCACCCAGTCTACTGTGACCGACACCGTGGTCGCCCTTTCCCAACGGCTGGAAAAGGTGCCGTGCGTGGTCAACGATTACCCGGGTTTTATCGCCAACCGCATCCTCATGCCGATGATCAACGAGGCCATCTTCAGCCTCTATGAAGGCGTGGCGGGCGTGGAAGCCATCGATACCGTAATGAAGCTCGGCATGGCCCACCCGATGGGCCCGCTCCAGCTCGCCGACTTCATCGGCCTGGACGTTTGCCTGTCCATCCTGCGCGTCCTCCACGACGGCTTTGGCCAGCCCAAATACGCCCCCTGTCCCCTCCTGGTCAATATGGTAACCGCCGGCCGCCTGGGGATTAAAAGCGGCGAAGGATTTTACGACTATACGGGTGGCCCCAAAAATGCGCGGCCCAGCGCCCGCTTCCGCGTATGA
- a CDS encoding TonB-dependent receptor, whose amino-acid sequence MRGKHIVLCLMAIAPVACMAQQELKGLIKDIRTGTPLPGAVVYIPDLKSGAVSDSSGNYRLKNIPPGTFLVDISKTGYARHLETITIKGVSHLDYAMIPSLMELNEITITGVTSATDQNKSPVTVATVDDTYLMENTSTNVIDAVAKVPGVSAMTDGQSISKPVIRGLGYNRVLTINDGVEQVDQAWFDEFGIEADPDAVNRYEILKGPASLSYGSDAIAGVVNLIPEQPLPEGQTKGKILFDYQTNNGLINNMVSLAGTRGGIAWSARIDNIMAHAYQDPYDGYALNSQFSNVNADGTIGVHRKWGYTQLHGSYFDMKTGIVDGTRDSATGLMERQVSYPDLNNGQPTYVIPTEQEQKSYTPFCINQRIRHTKLVWDNSIAIGQGRVTGIFSWQKNQRQETNDPTMPNTPDIYYFSNAATYDIRYLSRQIGGFNYTAGVNGVYQSSQSLGTLMLIPNYNFFQIGGFAIVNQAIGKLHLSGGLRYDTRTFHGVDHWVDSTTQAPVAPDAPNGFHEFQGFTSRFSGLSFSAGVTYDLTSHLYVKANIARGWRAPNVAECGANGVHDGTVVYEIGDPALKPETSLEEDLVFGVRSKDVQVELDLFNNSIHDFIYAQGLQSVFGGDSINNSLNAAGLGDAPVYKYTQGKAQLYGGELSLDIHPSGLRWVELQSGLSVVYGSLLHAPDSVKYLPFVPPTRITADLKFNVLPSAKGVKNAYLKIGVLDCFEQKDVYQQYAIYNGLNTALTPFEYAASRSATKGYVLFNAGLGGDIPSRGRTACQVFIQCTNLFNTAYMDYMSRFKYYPVNYTTDRVGVFNMGRNLSVKLLIPLYFR is encoded by the coding sequence ATGAGAGGCAAGCATATTGTCCTTTGTTTAATGGCTATTGCCCCCGTGGCATGTATGGCGCAACAGGAACTAAAAGGTTTGATCAAGGATATACGCACCGGGACTCCTTTGCCCGGGGCGGTGGTATATATACCCGACCTGAAGTCGGGCGCCGTATCGGATTCATCCGGAAACTACCGGCTGAAGAATATTCCCCCTGGGACCTTCCTGGTGGACATCTCCAAAACCGGGTACGCCCGTCACCTGGAAACCATCACCATAAAGGGGGTTAGCCATCTGGATTACGCCATGATCCCTTCCCTTATGGAGTTGAATGAGATCACCATTACCGGTGTCACCTCGGCCACCGATCAGAACAAAAGCCCCGTTACCGTGGCTACAGTAGATGATACCTATCTTATGGAAAATACGTCCACCAACGTCATCGACGCGGTGGCGAAAGTACCCGGGGTTTCCGCCATGACCGACGGTCAAAGTATATCCAAACCCGTCATCAGGGGTTTGGGATACAACAGGGTGCTGACGATCAATGACGGCGTGGAACAGGTGGACCAGGCATGGTTTGATGAATTCGGTATCGAGGCCGATCCGGATGCGGTCAACCGGTACGAGATCCTGAAAGGCCCCGCCTCCCTTTCTTATGGTTCCGATGCCATCGCCGGCGTGGTCAACCTCATACCAGAGCAGCCGCTGCCGGAAGGACAGACCAAAGGTAAAATCCTGTTCGACTACCAGACCAACAATGGCCTGATCAACAACATGGTTTCCCTGGCGGGCACCAGGGGCGGCATCGCCTGGAGCGCCCGGATAGACAACATCATGGCGCATGCTTACCAGGATCCTTATGACGGGTACGCCCTGAATTCCCAATTCAGCAACGTCAATGCCGATGGAACGATCGGTGTTCACCGCAAGTGGGGTTATACCCAACTGCACGGCAGTTATTTCGATATGAAGACGGGGATCGTGGACGGCACCAGGGATTCGGCAACGGGTTTGATGGAAAGACAAGTCTCTTACCCCGACCTGAACAATGGACAACCCACCTATGTGATCCCCACAGAACAGGAACAAAAATCGTATACGCCCTTTTGCATCAACCAACGGATCAGGCATACGAAACTGGTTTGGGACAACAGCATAGCGATTGGCCAGGGCCGCGTTACCGGGATATTCTCCTGGCAGAAAAACCAGCGGCAGGAGACCAATGATCCCACGATGCCCAATACGCCCGACATCTATTATTTTTCCAACGCAGCGACGTATGACATCCGTTACCTGTCCCGGCAGATCGGAGGGTTCAACTATACCGCCGGGGTGAATGGTGTCTATCAATCTTCCCAAAGCCTGGGTACCCTGATGCTGATCCCCAATTATAACTTTTTTCAGATCGGCGGCTTTGCCATCGTCAACCAGGCGATCGGAAAACTACACCTGAGCGGTGGGCTTAGGTACGATACCCGCACCTTCCACGGCGTGGATCACTGGGTTGATTCCACGACACAAGCCCCCGTGGCACCCGATGCCCCAAACGGCTTTCATGAATTCCAGGGATTCACGTCCAGGTTCAGCGGTCTCTCCTTTAGCGCAGGCGTCACCTACGACCTCACCAGCCACCTCTATGTAAAGGCCAATATAGCCCGCGGCTGGAGAGCACCCAATGTCGCCGAATGCGGCGCCAACGGCGTACACGACGGCACCGTGGTCTATGAGATCGGCGACCCGGCACTCAAACCCGAGACCAGCCTGGAAGAAGACCTGGTGTTTGGCGTCCGCTCCAAAGACGTACAAGTCGAGCTGGACCTGTTCAACAACAGTATCCATGACTTCATATACGCGCAGGGGTTGCAAAGTGTATTCGGGGGTGATTCCATCAACAACTCCCTCAATGCCGCCGGGCTGGGTGATGCACCCGTCTACAAATACACCCAGGGCAAAGCCCAACTGTATGGTGGAGAGCTCAGCCTGGACATCCACCCTTCCGGACTCCGCTGGGTAGAACTGCAGTCGGGACTAAGTGTTGTCTATGGCAGTTTGCTCCATGCGCCTGACTCGGTCAAATACCTGCCCTTTGTACCCCCCACCCGTATTACTGCCGACCTGAAGTTCAACGTCCTTCCTTCGGCCAAAGGGGTAAAGAACGCCTATCTGAAAATAGGTGTGCTGGATTGTTTTGAGCAAAAGGACGTCTACCAGCAATACGCGATTTACAACGGCCTGAACACCGCCCTTACCCCCTTTGAATACGCTGCCAGCCGTTCCGCCACGAAGGGTTATGTCCTTTTCAATGCAGGCCTCGGCGGGGATATCCCATCCAGGGGGCGCACCGCCTGCCAGGTCTTCATTCAATGCACCAATCTGTTCAACACCGCCTACATGGACTATATGAGCCGGTTCAAATACTATCCCGTAAACTATACCACCGACCGCGTCGGCGTATTCAATATGGGCCGGAACCTCTCCGTCAAGTTGTTGATTCCGCTGTACTTTCGTTAA
- a CDS encoding IMPACT family protein: MDIGADVYYTIDKPSVAEFKDRGSRFIAFAYPILTQADFKECLQKVKKEHPKADHHCFAYRLGVDGLQFRSGDDGEPAGSAGRPILGQLDSKELTNTAVIVVRYFGGTLLGVPGLINAYKTATALALQVVPIVSKPVEVPYELHFDYTQLNDVMQVVRQQQCRVIEQDLQLFCRMVVGIPKVRLTEALYKLGELYTVEVKKV, translated from the coding sequence ATGGATATTGGGGCTGACGTTTATTATACCATCGACAAGCCGTCGGTGGCTGAATTCAAGGACCGGGGCAGCCGGTTTATTGCTTTTGCCTATCCTATTCTCACCCAGGCCGATTTCAAAGAATGTTTGCAGAAGGTAAAAAAAGAACACCCCAAGGCGGACCACCATTGTTTCGCCTATCGTCTGGGCGTGGATGGTCTTCAGTTCCGTTCGGGGGACGATGGGGAACCCGCGGGCAGTGCGGGGCGGCCGATCCTCGGACAGCTTGATTCCAAAGAACTGACCAATACCGCGGTGATCGTGGTGCGCTATTTCGGGGGAACGCTTTTAGGCGTACCGGGGCTGATCAATGCGTATAAAACCGCAACGGCGCTGGCGCTCCAGGTGGTGCCGATCGTCTCCAAACCGGTGGAGGTGCCGTACGAGCTGCACTTCGACTATACACAACTCAACGACGTGATGCAGGTGGTGCGTCAACAACAGTGCCGTGTGATCGAACAGGACTTGCAACTGTTTTGCCGCATGGTCGTGGGGATACCCAAGGTGCGGCTGACGGAGGCGTTGTACAAGCTTGGGGAGTTGTATACGGTGGAGGTCAAAAAAGTCTGA
- the prmC gene encoding peptide chain release factor N(5)-glutamine methyltransferase, with translation MTTGAAYEYLTRSLLAVYDPREAASVADLVLESRLGLRRMDRILRKTDPLAPGQAAQLEADLAQLLRQRPVQYVLGEAWFDGLLFHVNEDVLIPRPETEELVHWIVEDARSGAPRILDIGTGSGCIPIALQKHLPNAAIHALDVSPGALTIARANAERHHAPVRFIQADFLDKSTWTTLPAVDILVSNPPYIAEKEKAAMHDRVLTQEPHLALFVPDDDALVFYRKLARVTNAGTVLYVEINESLGPQTAALFESEGLNEVTLKKDMQGKDRMIRARR, from the coding sequence ATGACGACCGGCGCCGCCTACGAATACCTCACCCGCTCCCTCCTGGCGGTCTACGACCCTCGCGAGGCCGCTTCCGTGGCCGACCTCGTCCTGGAAAGCCGCCTGGGTCTGCGACGCATGGACCGCATCCTCCGCAAGACCGATCCCCTGGCCCCCGGGCAGGCCGCCCAACTTGAAGCCGACCTCGCCCAGCTCCTGCGCCAGCGGCCTGTCCAGTATGTGCTTGGGGAGGCTTGGTTCGATGGGCTCCTTTTCCATGTCAACGAAGACGTCCTGATCCCGCGGCCCGAAACGGAAGAGCTTGTACACTGGATCGTCGAAGACGCCCGCAGCGGCGCCCCGCGCATCCTCGACATCGGCACCGGCAGCGGCTGCATCCCCATCGCCCTTCAAAAACACCTCCCCAACGCCGCGATCCACGCCCTGGATGTCTCCCCCGGCGCGTTAACCATAGCCCGCGCCAACGCCGAACGCCACCACGCACCGGTCCGCTTCATCCAGGCGGACTTCCTGGACAAATCCACCTGGACAACGCTTCCGGCGGTCGACATCCTGGTAAGTAACCCTCCTTATATCGCAGAAAAAGAAAAGGCCGCGATGCACGACCGCGTCCTCACCCAGGAACCGCACCTGGCACTGTTCGTACCCGACGACGACGCACTTGTATTCTATAGAAAGCTCGCCCGCGTCACAAATGCGGGGACCGTACTATACGTAGAGATCAACGAATCCCTCGGCCCCCAAACAGCCGCGCTCTTCGAAAGTGAAGGCCTGAACGAAGTCACCCTAAAAAAGGATATGCAGGGCAAAGACCGGATGATCCGGGCAAGACGATAA
- the pyrF gene encoding orotidine-5'-phosphate decarboxylase produces the protein MTRIQLIQSIRERGSYLCVGLDPDLDKVPAHLLGEEDPIFAFNKEIIDATRDLCVAYKLNTAFYECYGVEGWRALERTVSHIGQDHFLIADAKRGDIGNTSTQYAKAFFERLPFDAVTVAPYMGADSVKPFLAFDGKWAIVLGLTSNPGAADFELQEAGGMPLYERVLSTVSGWGHPDNLMFVVGATQASAFVRIRKLVPDHFLLVPGVGAQGGSLREISEKAANSDLGLLVNVSRGITYAGKGEDFASAARAAAQAYQQEMQPYVDKILRVKIIK, from the coding sequence ATGACACGCATCCAACTGATACAATCGATCCGGGAACGCGGCTCTTATCTTTGCGTGGGGTTGGACCCGGACCTGGACAAGGTACCCGCCCATCTGCTCGGAGAAGAAGATCCTATTTTCGCCTTCAATAAAGAGATCATCGATGCCACGCGCGATCTTTGCGTGGCCTACAAGCTCAACACCGCCTTTTACGAATGTTATGGCGTGGAGGGCTGGCGGGCGCTGGAGCGTACGGTTTCCCATATCGGTCAGGACCACTTCCTGATCGCCGACGCCAAAAGGGGGGACATCGGGAATACGTCCACCCAATACGCCAAGGCCTTTTTTGAACGCCTGCCGTTTGACGCGGTGACGGTAGCGCCTTACATGGGCGCCGATAGCGTCAAACCCTTCCTTGCTTTTGACGGGAAGTGGGCCATCGTTCTCGGGCTGACGTCGAACCCGGGCGCCGCGGACTTCGAGCTCCAGGAGGCAGGAGGCATGCCGCTCTACGAACGGGTGTTATCGACCGTCAGCGGATGGGGCCATCCGGACAACCTGATGTTTGTCGTAGGCGCCACACAGGCCTCCGCGTTTGTCCGGATCCGCAAACTGGTACCGGACCATTTTCTCCTGGTTCCCGGGGTGGGTGCACAAGGCGGCAGCCTCCGGGAAATTTCCGAAAAAGCCGCCAACAGTGACCTGGGTCTCCTGGTGAATGTTTCCCGGGGTATTACCTATGCAGGTAAGGGTGAGGACTTTGCATCCGCCGCACGGGCCGCGGCACAAGCATACCAGCAGGAAATGCAACCGTACGTGGATAAAATTTTGCGGGTAAAAATTATTAAATAA
- the ribD gene encoding bifunctional diaminohydroxyphosphoribosylaminopyrimidine deaminase/5-amino-6-(5-phosphoribosylamino)uracil reductase RibD: MSTHERYMRRCLQLAALGAGSVAPNPMVGAVLVYRDLVIGEGYHQRYGQAHAEVHCIRDAEERFAAGQWANLGFADAGALLAASTLYVSLEPCAHHGKTPPCADLVVAKGIRRVVVGVRDPFPEVNGKGIDKLLRAGIEVICPVLEEDCMALNRRFFTFHTKHRPYIILKWAQSADGCIGREGQRIAVSNAWSKRLVHRWRSEEASILVGGHTARVDDPALTNRYWPGPSPLRLVLDPDGVLTPGMKVLDGEAPTVVYPTRDLREVLSDLHRRSAQSVLVEGGARLLTSFIAGGLFDEIRVIRSETVHLPGGIPAPVMPVVPLQRSFALGDDRVFIYSSFVTHGYWG; this comes from the coding sequence ATGAGCACGCACGAAAGGTATATGCGGCGTTGTCTGCAACTGGCGGCCCTGGGGGCGGGGAGCGTGGCGCCCAACCCCATGGTCGGTGCGGTGTTGGTGTACCGCGACCTGGTGATCGGTGAGGGGTATCACCAGCGCTATGGACAGGCGCATGCGGAAGTCCATTGCATCAGGGATGCGGAGGAACGGTTTGCGGCGGGGCAGTGGGCGAACTTAGGTTTTGCCGACGCGGGGGCTTTGCTGGCGGCGTCGACCTTGTATGTGTCGCTGGAGCCTTGCGCTCATCATGGGAAAACGCCCCCCTGTGCGGACCTGGTGGTGGCGAAAGGCATCCGGCGCGTGGTCGTGGGGGTGCGTGATCCATTTCCGGAAGTGAATGGTAAAGGCATCGACAAACTGCTCCGGGCGGGGATCGAAGTGATTTGTCCAGTGTTGGAGGAGGACTGCATGGCGCTCAACAGGCGTTTTTTCACTTTTCATACAAAGCACCGGCCCTATATCATCCTGAAGTGGGCGCAAAGCGCGGATGGGTGTATTGGCCGGGAGGGACAGCGGATCGCGGTGTCCAATGCCTGGTCGAAACGGCTTGTCCATCGCTGGCGGAGTGAGGAGGCCTCGATCCTTGTGGGGGGGCATACGGCAAGGGTGGACGATCCGGCACTGACGAACCGGTACTGGCCGGGACCCAGTCCGCTCCGGTTGGTGTTGGATCCGGATGGGGTGCTGACCCCGGGTATGAAGGTGCTGGACGGAGAGGCGCCGACGGTGGTGTATCCGACCCGGGACCTTCGCGAAGTCTTGTCGGACCTGCACCGGCGATCAGCCCAAAGCGTGCTGGTGGAAGGGGGCGCCCGTTTGTTAACCTCCTTTATCGCCGGGGGGCTTTTTGACGAAATCCGGGTGATCCGGTCGGAAACGGTGCACCTGCCGGGCGGGATACCCGCCCCCGTTATGCCGGTGGTACCGCTTCAGCGGTCTTTTGCGTTGGGGGACGACCGTGTGTTCATTTATAGTAGTTTTGTGACGCATGGATATTGGGGCTGA
- a CDS encoding carboxypeptidase-like regulatory domain-containing protein has translation MKRLLKICLLGVIGILPASRTFAQFENFKDSVVQLVGVVMSSDSLKALPGATIMVKGERRGAVANEQGVFSIVVLKGDVLQFTFVGYTPVEKKVPTDIVGNQYSLVALMSADTSKYMTTVVLRPRPTREQFERDFVTMEFKDDAMATATKNMDPKQRARLLRTLPRDAREMTNYQLTQQARSMYYTGQAPPQNIFNPFAWSEFIKAWKRGDFKNNSDDNY, from the coding sequence ATGAAGAGATTGCTGAAAATTTGTCTGCTTGGGGTGATCGGCATTTTACCCGCATCAAGGACCTTTGCTCAATTTGAGAATTTCAAGGACTCGGTCGTGCAGTTGGTTGGTGTGGTCATGTCCTCTGACAGCCTTAAGGCCCTTCCCGGCGCCACCATCATGGTCAAAGGGGAGAGGAGGGGCGCCGTAGCCAACGAGCAGGGGGTGTTTTCGATCGTCGTACTCAAGGGAGACGTCCTGCAATTCACCTTCGTCGGTTATACCCCGGTGGAGAAAAAGGTCCCCACCGATATCGTGGGCAATCAATACAGCCTCGTTGCCCTGATGTCCGCAGACACCAGCAAGTATATGACCACGGTCGTGCTCCGGCCCCGGCCCACCCGGGAACAGTTCGAGCGGGACTTTGTGACGATGGAGTTCAAGGACGACGCCATGGCCACCGCCACCAAGAACATGGACCCGAAGCAAAGGGCGCGTCTCCTCAGGACCCTGCCCAGGGACGCCCGGGAAATGACCAACTACCAATTGACGCAACAGGCCCGGAGCATGTATTATACCGGGCAGGCCCCCCCACAGAACATCTTCAACCCCTTTGCCTGGAGCGAGTTTATCAAAGCATGGAAAAGGGGTGACTTCAAAAACAATTCCGACGACAATTATTAG
- a CDS encoding Mrp/NBP35 family ATP-binding protein, protein MTEQQVLKALGNVQEPDLGKDIVTLDMVKDIHIEGRKVRFTVVLTTPACPLKDMIHNACVNAIHLLVDKEAEVDVHFTANVSSNRLDSKQLLPKVRNIIAVVSGKGGVGKSTVAANLALALAKGGASVGLMDADIYGPSVPIMFGVRGERPLMTTVNGKNMIAPLEQYGIQLMSIGLLVDEKQAVVWRGPMVSTAIRQFVTDVYWGELDYLVIDMPPGTGDIHLTLLQTVPVTGVVIVTTPQKVALADARKGIAMFGQAQLNVPIIGVVENMSYFVPAELPDHTYYIFGKEGGRRLAEEFDVPFLGQIPLVQGIREGGDQGVPAMMGDDAVSRKAFLDVAGAAVRSIAMRNAHLDAAKAASVVNA, encoded by the coding sequence ATGACGGAACAGCAAGTATTGAAGGCGCTTGGAAACGTCCAGGAACCGGACCTCGGGAAGGATATCGTGACCCTGGATATGGTAAAAGATATTCATATCGAAGGCAGGAAAGTCCGCTTCACGGTGGTCCTGACCACCCCGGCCTGCCCGCTCAAGGATATGATCCACAATGCCTGTGTGAACGCGATCCATCTGTTGGTGGACAAGGAGGCCGAGGTCGACGTACACTTTACGGCAAATGTTAGCTCTAATAGGCTGGATAGCAAGCAATTACTACCCAAGGTCCGGAACATCATCGCGGTGGTGTCTGGAAAAGGTGGCGTAGGGAAGTCCACCGTGGCGGCCAACCTGGCCCTCGCACTGGCCAAGGGAGGCGCTTCCGTGGGGCTGATGGATGCAGACATCTATGGGCCGAGCGTGCCCATCATGTTTGGTGTCCGCGGCGAACGTCCGCTGATGACGACGGTGAATGGGAAAAATATGATCGCCCCGCTGGAACAATATGGCATCCAATTGATGAGCATTGGTCTTCTGGTGGATGAAAAACAAGCGGTGGTGTGGAGAGGACCCATGGTCTCCACGGCGATCCGCCAGTTCGTGACAGACGTGTACTGGGGCGAGCTCGACTACCTGGTCATCGACATGCCGCCGGGAACGGGGGACATCCACCTCACCCTGTTGCAAACGGTACCGGTGACGGGCGTGGTGATCGTAACAACGCCGCAAAAGGTGGCCCTGGCGGATGCCCGCAAGGGGATCGCCATGTTCGGACAGGCGCAGCTCAACGTGCCCATCATCGGGGTGGTGGAAAATATGAGCTATTTCGTACCCGCGGAATTGCCCGATCATACGTATTACATATTTGGAAAAGAAGGAGGCAGGCGTCTCGCTGAAGAATTTGACGTTCCGTTCCTGGGGCAGATACCCCTGGTCCAGGGGATCCGCGAAGGGGGCGACCAGGGTGTGCCGGCCATGATGGGAGACGACGCGGTCAGCCGGAAGGCTTTCCTGGACGTCGCCGGAGCGGCGGTGCGCAGCATTGCCATGCGGAATGCGCACCTCGACGCAGCGAAGGCGGCCAGCGTCGTCAATGCATAA
- a CDS encoding FMN-binding negative transcriptional regulator, giving the protein MYIPRRYEEKDRASILDHLRTHSFAILVSVMEGRPIGTHIPLLTVEEGDTLFLVGHISRGNEQKHALVEGATVLAIFPGPHAYVSPRWYTKMMVPTWNYLSVHAYGTVELMEGEALAAAVTAMVDHYEHGMPRPVHVSEIPEKSFQDDLRGIVGFRIRVTELQAVAKLSQNRDDESYHNVARELDQSGDASARDVAAEMRKRRDIS; this is encoded by the coding sequence ATGTATATACCTAGACGATACGAAGAAAAAGACAGGGCATCGATCCTCGACCACCTGCGGACCCATTCCTTTGCGATCCTGGTCTCCGTCATGGAGGGCAGGCCCATTGGTACGCACATCCCCTTGTTGACGGTGGAGGAGGGCGATACGCTTTTCCTTGTCGGCCATATCAGCCGTGGGAACGAGCAAAAACACGCACTGGTGGAAGGCGCCACGGTGCTGGCGATTTTTCCGGGTCCGCACGCCTATGTGTCACCCCGCTGGTATACCAAAATGATGGTGCCGACCTGGAACTACCTGTCGGTACACGCCTATGGTACCGTGGAGCTGATGGAAGGAGAAGCGCTCGCGGCAGCCGTCACCGCTATGGTCGACCATTACGAGCATGGGATGCCGCGGCCGGTGCACGTATCGGAAATACCGGAGAAGTCATTTCAAGATGACCTCCGCGGCATCGTCGGTTTCCGTATCCGCGTGACGGAACTCCAGGCCGTGGCAAAGCTGAGCCAGAACCGGGATGACGAAAGTTACCACAATGTCGCCCGTGAACTGGACCAGTCCGGCGATGCCTCTGCCCGCGACGTCGCCGCGGAAATGAGAAAGCGCCGGGATATTTCGTAA
- a CDS encoding carbohydrate-binding family 9-like protein, which produces MKPLFFLLLLSALRATAQDDSALLTRLTRMPLHYVVQKTSVPPHIDGRLDDAAWQTAPWTGDFSDIEGDIRPRPRFRTRAKMLWDEHYLYIAAQLEEPDVWATLNHHDDIIFHDNDFEVFVNPDNNARHYFEMEINALGTLFDLYLPEPYRVGGNALISWDATGLQKAVHIDGTLNHPGDTDRGWTVEMAVPIAAISMGNGTETPAPGSLWRINFSRVEWDTDVQDGHYVKRQNVPEHNWVWSPQGVINMHFPERWGYLLFADHDTAFTLPFSESLKNRLWEVAYREMMYHGTHGTYTDAAGLGLAAESAIDGHSTALTIEATAHTFIAMLTAPDTHETWTIDPNGNIGRQH; this is translated from the coding sequence ATGAAACCCCTCTTTTTCCTCCTGCTCCTGTCCGCCCTTCGCGCCACCGCCCAGGACGACAGCGCCCTTCTTACCCGGCTGACCCGGATGCCCCTGCACTATGTCGTTCAAAAAACGTCCGTGCCCCCGCACATCGACGGCCGGCTGGACGACGCCGCCTGGCAAACGGCCCCCTGGACCGGGGACTTTTCCGATATTGAAGGTGATATCCGTCCCCGCCCGCGCTTTCGCACCCGGGCAAAGATGCTGTGGGACGAACACTATCTCTATATCGCCGCCCAGCTCGAAGAACCCGATGTATGGGCAACACTGAACCATCACGACGACATCATCTTCCACGACAACGACTTCGAGGTCTTTGTCAACCCCGATAACAACGCCAGGCACTATTTCGAAATGGAGATCAACGCCCTGGGCACCCTCTTCGATCTTTACCTGCCCGAACCCTACCGGGTCGGCGGGAACGCGTTGATCTCCTGGGACGCCACCGGTCTCCAAAAGGCCGTACACATCGACGGTACCCTCAATCATCCCGGGGACACCGACCGCGGCTGGACCGTGGAAATGGCCGTCCCCATCGCCGCCATCAGCATGGGTAACGGCACAGAAACGCCCGCCCCCGGGTCCCTGTGGCGCATCAATTTCTCCCGTGTCGAATGGGACACCGACGTACAGGACGGCCATTATGTAAAACGCCAAAACGTACCCGAGCACAACTGGGTGTGGTCCCCGCAAGGCGTCATCAACATGCACTTTCCAGAGCGTTGGGGGTACCTCTTGTTTGCAGACCACGATACGGCGTTCACGCTTCCCTTCTCCGAGTCGCTAAAAAACCGTCTTTGGGAAGTGGCCTACAGGGAAATGATGTATCACGGTACGCACGGCACCTATACGGATGCCGCCGGGCTTGGCCTGGCCGCGGAAAGCGCGATCGATGGACATAGCACGGCGCTCACCATCGAAGCCACCGCCCATACCTTCATTGCGATGCTGACCGCCCCGGACACCCATGAAACGTGGACCATCGATCCGAACGGGAATATCGGGCGGCAGCATTGA